The Halorhabdus rudnickae DNA segment TTGCCACTCTCTGTGTTCCCCGAGGCGATCGGATCCAGGGAACTGAACGTGCCCGAGATGTCGTTGACGGTGTCATCTCCCTCCAGACCGCTGACGGACATGTTCGTCTTTGCTCGCGACGGTCCCATCCCACCCGGCGGATTGTAATCGACGTGATCGTACCAGAACAACTGGTCGACCTCGTGGTAGACTGGGAGTAGTGCGGCCGAATCCCAGAGGGCCCGTTCCATCTTCTCGGTGGCGTCGTCGCGCGTGGACTGGGCCTCGTCGGTCAGTTCCGGATTGTTCTGAATCCGATCGAATTGTTCGGTGATATACTGGCGAATCTCTTCGTCTCCCTTGACGTCCTCGGACCAGAACATCCGCGCGCCGTTGGGCGTGTACCCCTCGGCGTCGTAGACCGTGTTCTTCGGATCGACGAGTTGGAGAAAATTCTGGGCGGCCGGATAGTCGGCGACCCATCCAAGGGTGAACGCCTCGTGGTTGCCGTTCTCCGTGGTTTCGAGCAGGCTCCCGAAGTCTGCCTGGTTGATATTCATATCGATATAGGCAGAATCGAGACGTGCCCGGATCGTGTTCGCCATCTCCTGCCAGGCACCGCTCTTGTACTGCAACCAGTCGAGCTCGAACCGGTTGTCCGGTCCGTATCCCGCCTCTTTCATCACCCGCTGAGCCTCGCCGACCTGCGTCTCGTTGATCCCGTACGGGTAATTACTCGGAGGCTGGTACTCGCCACCCTCGTCAGACATCCCATCGCCATCGCCCGTGTCGGTCCCGCTTTCCATCTCCCCTGGCTCCTCGGTGTTGGCTTCGGTATCTCCGCCACCACTACAACCGGCCAATCCAACGCCTACCGTCGCTGCCCCGGTAGCCTTGAGGAATCGCCGTCGATTCATGCTATTGTCGTCGGACATGATGCGACCATGTAACAAAGTAGAGCGTTTAAATGTACTGGTCCTGGCCACATTATCATCTGATATCTATATGTCTAATCAAAATACTGAGTAATTGGCCACGGGAATGTTGAAGATTGTCCGGTATTATCCTCACGTACAACATCGCTGGGTAAATCTGGATCGGCACTCAGTCCTGTCAGCTGTCGTTTGTTTCAACCTCGTCTCATACAGGCAGTGCTCAGAAGTGAGCGGCCAGACAACGCAGGGGTTGAGCCGTCCTCGTGAGCGAAGCGAACGAGAGTTCGGAAGCGTTTGTTCTTCTGGCCTCGTGTTGAACGTGACGCACGGCTTGAGAGACAGAGCTCTCTGAGCGGATTTGAACCCCGTCCAGATCTACTCGCTTCCCTGCGCGTGTCTGCCCTGGTTCAAATCTCCTTAACCGCATTTGCCGCTCACGGATTGTTCGCACCAAAAGTGGGTTGGGGCGGATTTGAACCGCGGTCGTTCCCGTTCGCTCGCTTCACTCGCTCACCTCTCACTCCCTGTTTCAAATCGCCCCAAAGACAGATTTACGCCCCACGGTATTGTTCGGCGCAAAATCAGTGGGTTGGGGCGGATTTGAACCGCCGACCTCCTCAGCGCCTCTCGCGTCTGCCTGCGGCAGATTCGGCGCTTCCGCGAAGTCAAGTCCGGATGAGAACCACCACGGAATCACCATCCAGGGTCGAGCGATTCGGAAATTCCGATGACTCGACAAATCACAACCGAACGCGCAGTCGAACGGTATCTGAACGAACGGCGAGCAGACATATCCGAGTCTACCTACTACAACCACTCGTCCCTGCTATCACAATTCATCGAGTGGTGTGAGAGCGAAGGTCTGGACACTGTCAACGAACTCGATGGCTTCCACATCTCCGACTTCAAGCTCTACCGACGAGACGAGGACAATATCAACAGCGTCACGCTGTACAACCAGATGACCGTCCTTCGGGTATTCCTTCGATGGTGTGAATCCCGAGATCTGGTCGAAGGGCTTGCTGAGAACATCTTGATGCCCGTTCCCGAGGATGACTCTCGGAACACGATGATTGATTCGGAAACGGCGGCACAGATCCTTCAGTTCCTCCAGAAGTACGAATACGGAACGCTGAAGCACGTCGTTTTCTCCCTCTTGTGGGACACCGGATTCCGCATCGGATCGCTTCGAGCAATAGACCTCGGCGACTACAACCCAGAGGAACAGTACATTGAGGTGCGCCATCGTCCAGAATCAGAAACACCGCTCAAGAACAAATACGGAGCAGAGCGTGAGATCAACCTCCACGAGTGGGTGTGCAACGTGCTTGACGACTACATTGGGATGCATAGACATGATGTGACTGACGACCACGGACGAGAACCGTTGATAACAACGAAGCAGGGCCGTCCGGTTCACTCGAATATCCGCGGCCATATTAACTCAGTAACCCGTCCGTGCGTGTACGTGGATCAGTGCCCTCACGATAGAAGTCCAGACAGTTGCGAAGCGGCCCAACGACGTGACACCGCTCAACGATGCCCTGACTCAGTCCCACCTCACGCGATCCGGAGATCTGCGATTACGGCGTGGCTCAACGACGGCCACACGAAGGAACTCCTCTCCGACAGGATGAACGTCTCCGTGAAGACACTGGAGAAGCACTACGACGCCCGGACGGAGAGTGAGAAGCGGGAACTACGGCGTGAGGAGTTCGGTATGGAATAGAAAACCTCTACAGGCATCCTTATCCGTTCTTGATTTGATTTCCCTCACGGATGGTAGAAGCTCTTACAAAAGAGTGCGAACGTTGCGAGACTGAATTTGATATTGATGAGCAATATCGGGAAGTGATTGTTGTTGATCACCCCCACCCTGAGGATGCAAAAGTTGGAATGGTCCATGATGACTTGGAATACGTTCTCTGTGCCCCTTGTGCGATGGATCTCAAGGACTGGTTCCAAGCTGACGATCCAGAGGCGATCAGAGAACGTCACGCGGCATTCCCTGAAGAGGAAGTCAACTTGTTTGATCAATAGCTACCTCAACGCTGTCGGGCGGATTCCGGTATCTATTTCCGTCTGGATGTTGTCTATACAGTGAAGGCAGATTCTCGCGGTTAGTTCTCCCGTCCAGTCGCAACTGTCGGATCCTACGAAGTTAATGCGCATTGATGGGCGTCTACCTCACCGTCAAGAGACTTCTGCCAACATTCCACTATGACTACAGATTCAATCTCCCATAGCGATGCCTACGACGAATCGACAGCTTCTCCGCACAGAGTCACTACCAGCGAAGCCCGTGATCGACTCGAAGACACGCTCCATTCGGCACTTCGTGCAGCGGAGAATACGCTCATAGACGCGCCCACTTCACTCGGCAAGAGCCACCTTATGGCAACGACTCGTTGGAGAGACTATCCTGAAATCACCGGTGGCAATCCGGTCATCCATGTCCATCAGACCAAAGAAGCACGGAAGGATGCCGTCCAGAAAAGCCGAGATACATTTGGAGTAGAATATCACGTACTCCGAGGTCGAACTGACGCTTGTCCAGTAGCTGCCGGTGACTATGACGATGAGTTGACCGCACCAAATGGTCGAACACCTTCCGAATGGTTCGACTGGATGTGCAACGTGCGGAATATCCCGTTCCAGAAAGCTCATCGGCGACTGAATCAACAGTACGATCTACCCTGTGGAGAGCATTGCGACGCTGTCACCCAATGGTGGGATGTTCAGAGTGACAGTGAGGAGCTTGAGTACGACGTACTTCACGTCACAGCCAATTTCGCGAAGGTTGACGAACTCATTGATGGAGCTAACGTCATTTTTGACGAGCGTCCGGAATACAAACTGACGTTCAATGACCCTGAGCGCATGCAGTTCACTCGGGCGACAACAAACCTACTCAAACACCGGTCAGATGGCGAGTTTACGGAGGTTGATTTCAAAAAAGCCGCAATTCGTGATCAGACAGAGGAAAAAGAGAAGATTGAACAACACTTTCAGGACGAAGTCACGCAGGAATGGCTGTTCCAACGAGAAGAAACCCATCGACTCACGCCAGTTATCGGACGTGCGGTTCTTGACGCGGAAGAAATCCTTGAAGGTCGCTATCGCGGACAAGATAGCGGTATCGAGGTCGTGATAACTGACGGCGGAGAAATCCGACATGTCCAGAATACTCCCGATCTATCCGAAGCCCGCTGTGTGATCGGACTCGATGCGTTCCCCTCAGAACTCCGATGGAGTGTCAATACGGTGGACAACCTTACGAAGAGAGACGTGTTGTCGCCATCTGAGCGAACCTGGTGGCGACGAAACGAACGGGGATTGATCATCAAGCAGGTTGGCACGGCAACTCGATCCTATACGTCAAGGTGGAAAGGTGCCGGCGAAAAGCGAGCGAAAGCGATCATCCAGAAGATTCGGGAGTTGCATGGGGATGACTTCCAATCCTGTGTTACATCTGACCACGTCGAAGACAATATTCGGCAGATGATGACTGCCGCGGGAATCGAGGATCCAATGACAATGCACTACGGCGAGCAAAAAAGCCGGAATGACTACTCAGACGAATCGAGTGGGGCTATCCTCGCGTCCATCGATCCCGGTGACGAGAATATCCTCGATTATCTCGCGCTCTGTGACGCTATCGCGAAGCCGAAACGAATGGTAACTGAAGGAGGAGAGATCAGTCGAGAAGTGGGACGGGAATTCGTCGGGCCTGATGCTGATATTGCGAGAGAGCTTTTGGTCTCCGTACGTGAGAGCAATTTGGCACAAGCCGTAGGACGATATGCACGCGATCCTGACGATCCCGATTCTGGAGCAATCGTGTACGTCTGGTCAGGTGCAATTCCATCCATACTGGTTGATGAACGGATCGAAACGACGTACCACTCGATGACGAAGAAGCGAAAACAATTCTTGAAGGTTCTAAAACAATTCCCAAAGGGGTGTTCCGCCAAAACAATCGCAGATGAAACAGGCAGCTATAAATCAAGTGTAATCGACTGGCTCAAAGAAATGAAGAAGAGAGATAACGTACTAAAATCCGAGGGTTCGGGGTATCAGGGTGCCGACGAATGGCAGTGGTGCGGTAGTGTAACTGAAAACTATGTTGAATTCGACCAATGAGGTCATTGGGTTACTCACATGATAAACTTTTATGTGGACAACCCTATGACCTACAGAGTATGAGATTGTTCTATTTAGGGTTTAAAACCTCAGAGGAGAGGTAAACTTTCTGCAGTATTTTTTAAAGAGTTTAAATACTACAGCAATTTTGCGGCAGGTTTTAACTGTAGGGTTTAAAACCTCAGAGGAGAGGTAAACTTCCCGCAGTATCTTAACTTAAGTAAGGAATAGAATAGGACGAAAATCCAACCATCAAACGCACATATTGAGGGAACACGAGAGTCTTCAAAACCCTCTGTGCGCTGGAGTCTCCTGAGCCAATTATGGATCGTAGCTCTGACCGAATCCCCCATACACCCGCATTTAGGACACTCAAAACCCGTGAATTTCGACAGTAAAGGCAAGAAGTGGAAAACACCTGAGATTTACCGACTCGGAAATACCTGACTCTCAGTCGGAAATTGTTCTGAGAGAGTTACCTACATTCGTAGATCGCGCGCCGACTAATGTTCCAACCGGCGGTTTCCCTTTATTGAGGACGGCGAATCTTATCCCGACTCGGAGGGTTGTTATGTCGAATCGTTCTCCTCTGTGCTGTTACACACGGTGTCTTGAAGCTCTGCGTAGAGATCGGGATGGTTGGCCCGGAGTATCTCAACGTCGGTCGTCAGTTCGTCCTTGATCTTACGACGGACCCGTGAGATAGCTTGATAGCGCAGATCTTCATCGACTCTTTCCTCTCCCTCGATGAGTTCTCGTTCTCGATCAGTCAACAGTGCGCGGCGTGCCATGTGATTGCCCACGTACGCGGGTGACTTAATTCACCGCATTTGGCAACGTTCCCGCATATGGGAAGTACTAAGTGGGTAGGGTCCGTACTGTTGAGTACGAAGCGCGGTGTCGCCATTCAGGAAATGGCCGGTGCGCCAACACCGACCGCGCTTCTGGGCTACAGAAGCATGACCGAATACACTCTGACGGGTGAAAACCCCACCGACCTACCGAAGCGTGCCGTTCGCGCATTAACCGAGAAAATGACCGTCCTGCCCAACACGGGGTGGGTCAAAGACGCGGATGGCCGGTACCTCGTTATCTCGGAAAGCGGCTCTGAGTACCTTGTGGACATCCGAGAAAGCCGCTGTGACTGTCCCGACGCTCACCACAACCTCGATGCAGAGGAACAATGCAAGCACGAACGCCGAGTCAACTACGCGACCGGCGAAACCTCCATCCCAGAATGGGCTGATCCCAGTGCGATAGACGATCAGCTCGGGACCCACACCGATTCGGACCCGGTCCGCGCGGCAACAGATGGAGGTATCACCGGAGAATCTACCGACGACTCTCCCCCGCTCAATGCACCGGAACACTCCGACTGTGATTGCGACGATCTCCACGGAGACTTTCCTTGCGCTGACTGCTACATCGAGGGACGAAAAGAGATGCCCGAATGAATATACTATTTGAAATATGAATATGTGATCATCAAGATATTCTTTGCTGTGGCTTCAAATCCTCAAGCCGGTCTTTGGCCATCTCTAAGTACTCCTCATCAACTTCCAAACTTATTGAATCTCGTCCATTTCTTGATGCCGCAATTGTGGTTGTCCCAATACCAGCAAAGGGGTCCATCACAGTATCGCCAACAAAGGAATACATTCTAATTAGACGCTCTGCTAGTTCTTCCGGATATGGGGCAGGATGATTTCCTGATTTCTCCCCTTGAATATCCGTCCATATCTGTCGAAAGAACTGATTGTGGTCATCGACCTGAATTGTGGAGAGAACTCGTTCGGCGGTAGATGGTGAACGGTATTTTCCCGGCTTACGGAATAACAGAATATACTCTATATCATTTTTTATTACTGCTCCTGGTTCGTAGGGCTTTCCTAGGAATCTGGCATTCCCTCCTGCTTCTAATGCCGCATTCCCGATTTTTGCCCAAATTATTGGCGCTAGGTTGTCAAATCCGACACTTTTGCATTGTTCCTGAATTGAGGAATGCAACGGTAGTGCTCTGTGACGGCCTGCTTCCCGTCGTGACTGGAGTACATCTCCCACGACTACGCACATTCTACCTCCAGGAATTAACTTATCATAACACTCTTCCCAGACATCCTCAAGCTCATCGATGAATGTTTCATATTCATCGATCAACCCCAACTGCCCATTTTCATCATTATAGTTTTTAATATTGAAATAAGGCGGGCTTGTGACAACTAGATCTACAGAACCATCTTCGATATCATTTAACTCTCTCGAATCTGAATTAATGAATGAATGATTTGTCGGCAGTCTATAGATGGTATTTTCTATTTCTATCATTTTCTCCCAATCTCTAGCCAATTCAGGAATCTCTGTCCTCAATTCTTGGTTATTTTTGTCCAAAAGATGACTACAAGAGTCTGGGATAAAATCCACTAACTCATCTTTTTCGACCATATTAGAAACCTATTGGCTCGAGCAAAATGCTTTTCCCTTCTCTACGTGATGGGGTCCAATGAAGGGTAATTAACACAAATGATGGATGTCAACGATGATACGTTCTTTATGGTCCAACTCCCCGAAGGTAAGACCCTCCACCAAACAAAAGAAGAAGCTATCTCACAACTCCAACAGCAGGCTGATGGATTGGAAGCAGAATCCAGCGACGTGAATATTATTAAAGTGTCTGTTGAAGATGATGATTGGACAATAGCTGAGATGTCGTGGCAGACAATTGCTCTCCAATTGATGGGGGAATAATCTATGGAAGTACAGCAAATTGATCCAAATGAATTAGAGATCGATCCTGTAAACGAAAGGAAGGAAAATATCGGGCCCGATAAAGATGATAATTCACTGGAAGAAAGCATTCGAGAGCAAGGCGTAATCCAGCCCCCTGTTGCACGTCTGGAAGGTGAAAATTATAAAATCGTAGTTGGTCAACGACGAACACTTGCCGCACAGAATGTCGGTGTGGAATCGATTCCAGTGATCATTATGGACTGGGATGATTCGGACGCTCTCGCGGCAAGTGTAACAGAGAACGTTGACGCTTTCCGAAAATCTGTATCGAGGACAGACCGTGCTGCGGCAGTCCAAAGATTGATGGAAGTGAACGATTGGAATGCAAATGACGTTGCTGAGGAATTAGGAGTTAATCCTAGCACCGTACGGGAATGGCTGGAACGCACAAACCCTGAGTGGGAAGACACTGTTGTCCATGTTAATGGAGCAGATGAAGCTCCAGACGAAATTCGCGAATCAGTCGATGAGGTCGATGACAAACAGTTAGCGAGTATTCGCGCAAATACTGAGTCAAAAGAAGAGCGAGAAGAGATTGTTAAAACGCTGTCGCAATCTGACCTTAGTCAGCGTGATGTGCTTGAGGCAACAAAGCAGGCACGTCGTGATGAGGAGACGGATTTGAAAGAAGTCATCAAGGAGATGAATAGTCAGAAATCGGACAGTGAGGGTGAAATTAGGGTCCGCACAAGGGTCACGTTTACTGGAAATCAAGCTGACGGACTGAAAGACGCTGCGAAGGATCTAGGAACATCTGAAGAGGAGGTAGTTCGAAACGCCATTCAAGAATATCTTAAGTCGAATGGATACGTGTAGTTTTACTAACTTACCCGAAATTTAAATTATCTTCGCGTTATACTCTCTTCTGGAGTGAATAATAACTTATGAGCTCAACTTCATTTGACATTGCGAACATAGTTCGCCAAAATTTCATCGATGAGCAGGGTCCACAGGCAAGTCGAAAATTCGTAGCATACTCTTCAACTTATGGTCTGAGGGTTGCTATGGGCTGGATTGATAAGCCAGATAATATTCAAGAACTCAATGCAGAACGCCGGGAGATAAACGATGAAACAGATGTCTCTTCTGTAGCTCAATCTCCTGCTTCAGATGTTATGGAGGCGGTCAAGCTTGAGGGAGTTCGTGTGTCTGTCAAATATGACCGTGCAGAGCAACAAGGAGATCCGCTACCCTGGTCCGATATTCGACCGTTACTCGATCAACCTGAGACTGTTTATGATCTTCCTATCCAGAGAATTGTAGTTAGATTTGAAGATGAAGAGTTCAAGCAAATGTGGATCGACAAGCTCGATGATGCTATAGATGATCCCAACTTCCCAACTAGTTGGGTTGAGCCTCCTTTTTACGCTGTTTTAGAAACTGGCATTCCTGACAATGATGCCCGTCAAAAAGTAAAGAATGACCATGAAAATCGGTATTTCATGCCCAAATCCAATACAACATCTAATGGGAAGCCAGGTCTGGGATGGTCGCCTAGGATTCTCGATCTTGATAGTATTTGGTCACACCGGGGCTGGACGGAAAGATCCGATCCTCAGTTAGAGGCTTGGTCTGACCGACAAAGTGGGGGGAACTGGACCCCACACAGGCTTGAACAGCGTCTTATGAATTTCTTCGAACCGGAAGAACAGTATACTGGCATGATACGAGATAGCGCCCTCATGAACCGGTGGAGAGACGTTATGACTAACAGCCAGAACCACGATTATACCTCGTTTAAAACATTTGAATGGGACGACGAAGAGGAGTGGATGCTGCAGAATTAATTTCGTATGAACGATTTAGGTAGCAAAAAATTCGATCCAGATGAACTGGTTATTGATCCAGTAAATGAACGGGTATCAAATACAGGCTTTCATTCAGAACAAGATGAAGCTTTTCTGAAAAGCATAAGGGAGAATGGAGTACTTAATCCTATTGTAGTTCGTGAAGTTGATGGAGAATATCGGGTAGTAGCCGGACAAAGACGAACGTTAGCGGCACAACAGGTAGGTCTCGATGAAATAAGAGCAAATATTCGAGATCTGGATGATAAAGAAGCTAGGCTTTTGTCAATTACAGAAAATGCGGACGAATATCAAAAGGATGTGCCACCTGGTGATCGGGCTAAAACCATTAAAAAACTTATAGATGATGGGGTCGATATCTCTCAAATAGCTCGTCAAATGGGTTGCTCTCAGCCAACAGTCGAAAGATGGCTCGAACCTGCTCGCGACTATTGGGAAGATACAGAGTTCGAACCGGACCCAGATCAGGAGGAGGAGGAGGAGGAGGAGTCTCTACTTGACGAGCTTTCTTTAACTTCAATGCGGTTGATCAGGGAAGCAACTGATGGTAGCGATCAAGCCGAGAAAATTGCAAAGAAGATTATCAAAAACAATGTAAAAGTAGAGTTAGTGAGAGAAGCACATTCTGTTGCAGACACCCCTATTGAATTTGGAGAAGAAATATCAAAAATAATTGAAAAACTAAATTCAAATGTCCAAACAATCAACGAGAAGATTACTTTTTCGGGCGATGAGGCTGAGAAGCTTGATGAGGTCATGAAAGACAGAGGTGTGCACGAAAGAGAAGCTATCAAAATGTTGGTCAGAGAACGATTGAAAAAAATCTCAAGCTCCAAAGATGGCGAACTCATCGAATTCCATTTACCGAAGGGACCCTCCGAAAAGGCCAAAGAGTTGACTTCTGGGAGCGATGTCTCAGTAAATGTTCTATGCCGGAAGATTGTTGAAGATCGGCTAAATTAAGTTTGCTCTCTGGATTATCGGTAGTGTTCAGATAAGGATTGAAGGATGAGGCGTGGCGTTTTCAAAGTGTCTATGCCCGAAAACGCACGCCTCAGCGGTAGTATCGACCAGATCGACTTAGAGTTTGTGGAGCGAGAAGCGACACCGCGATTTTTGATGAAGCTCAGTATTCAGTTGCATCTTGCTGGACTATCGCTTTCGAATACTGTTTCAATTCTTGAGGTATTCGGTGTCCAACGCGCTCGTTCAACCGTCCACAACTGGGTTCACAAGGCCGATCTACAGCCCGAAACTGGACGGAGCCCGGATCACGTTGCGGTTGACGAAACCGTGATCCGACTCGACAACGAGCGATACTGGCTGTACGCTGCCGTCGATCCCGATACAAACGAATTGCTCCATACAACGCTTGAACCAACTACAAATTCAGCTCTTGCTCACGCGTTCTTTCGCGAACTCCGCGAGAAACACGATCTTGACGACGCGATGTTTCTCATCGATGGGTCGCACTCCTTGAAAGACGCTTGCAACCGACACGGCCTCGATTTCAGATACGAACGCGCTGGAAATCGGAACAGCGTCGAACGTGTCTTTCGTGAGGTAAAACGTAGAACATCTTCGTTTTCAAACTGTTTCAGTCACGCCGCTGCGGAAACAGCTGACGACTGGCTCAGATCTTTCGCATTTGCATGGAACCAGCTTATCTGAACACTACCGTGGAGTCGGACCAAAACAATGACTAGGTCCGACCCGAACGTCCCGCTGAAACATGGGTGGACCAGTGGTGCAGGTCGCCGACCTGAGAAAGGGATACGGTGACGTACAGGCCCTCCGCGGCGTGTCGTTCACGGTCGAGCCGGGAGAGATATACGGACTCGTCGGCCCGAACGGCGCGGGCAAGACCACGACCCTCCGGACGCTGTCGACACTGTTGACCGTCGGTAGTGGCGACGTGAGTGTCTTCGGTGCCGACGTCGAGAGCGAGCCCAACGCGGTGCGCAAACGCATCCGCTATCTCCCCGAAGACGCCGGTGCGTACGACAATCTCACCGGCCGGCAGTACCTGGCGTTCATCGCAGACTTCTACGGCGACGATCCCGACGCACTCGTCGAACGCGGGATCGAGATCGCCGATCTGGACGAGCGCATCGACAGCAAGACCAGCGAGTACTCCAAGGGGATGACCCGGAAGCTCCTGCTTGCGAGTACGATCATGACCGAACCCGATCTGGCGATTTTAGACGAGCCGACCTCCGGACTGGACGTCGAGAACGCCCGAGCGATCCGGGAGATCGTCAAGGAGTTCCCCGGGACTGACCGGGGCGTGTTGCTGTCCAGCCACAACATGCTCGAAGTCGAGTATCTCTGCGACCGGATCGGGTTGCTCAACGAGGGGGAGATCGTCGCCGAGGGGGCGCCCGGCGAACTGGTCGAGCGGTACGGCGTCGAGAACCTCGAAGAGGCATTTCTGGAGGCGGTCGCATGAATCACTTCTGGCGACTGGTCTGGAAGGAGACCCGCGAGTTACTCCGCCCGCGGTATCTCCTGCCGATCCTGATGATCCCGATCATCTTCCTCGCACTGGGACAGGGGATGGGCGGTATCGACGACGCGACCGACGGCCAACCGACGATCGGGATCATCAACCAGGACGACGGCGAGTACGGCGAGTTGGTCAACAATACCCTCACACGGAACGCGTCGGTCGTCTACTACGCCGAGTCCGGCGACCCCGCGAGTGCCGTCGAGACGGTTTCCGACCGCGGGGGAGAGGCCCTGATCGTCATCCCCGACGGCTTCACCGAACGCATCCGCGATCGGACGGCCGGCAGCGTCGGCGTCCACTCGGTCGTGCGCTCGCTCAGCCTCTCGGGGATCACCTCCTCGGCACAGATCGATAGCCGGATCCAGCGGGCGGGCACCGTCCTCACGCTGAACGTCACAGGGACGACGCCGGCGATGCTCGAACCGATCCGGCCGGAATACACTACCTACCTCGAAGAGCGGACTGTCGAGACCTCGCCCGGTGCCCTCTCGGGATCGTTCGCCACGCAGTTCATCTTCATTCCCGTGGTGATCATGTTCGTCATCATCTTCTCCGGACAGATGGTCATCAACTCGATGGGCGCCGAAAAAGAGAACAAGACCCTCGAAACCTTGCTGACGATGCCCGTCCGGCGGTCGACGATCGTCGCTGCCAAACTGATCGGCAGTGCCTCGATCGGACTGCTCGGCGCGGCACTGTACACCGTCTCGATCTACTATTACCAGTCGTCGTTCACCAACGGCGCGGCGAGTGCAGCGTTGAGTCTGGGACTCGTCGATTACGCTATCGTCGGCGTCTCGCTGTTCCTCTCGCTGGTCGGTGTCCTCGCGCTGGCACTCATCCTCGGCATTTTCGCCAGCGATCGCCAGGGTGCCCAGATGTTGCTGTTCCCGATCTCTATTCTGGCAGTCGTCCCGATGTTCGCGACGATGTTCACCGACGTCGCCCAGTTGTCCCTGCCGATCCGGGTGATTCTGCTTGCAATCCCCTTTACGCACCCCGCGATTGCGCCCAAACGACTCCTGCTCGATGACACCACGATGGTCTTTGGCGGGATCGTCTACGAGGCGATCTTCGCCGCAGGGATGATCTGGCTGGCGATACGCGTCTTCAACTCTGACCGACTCATCA contains these protein-coding regions:
- a CDS encoding ParB/RepB/Spo0J family partition protein, giving the protein MNDLGSKKFDPDELVIDPVNERVSNTGFHSEQDEAFLKSIRENGVLNPIVVREVDGEYRVVAGQRRTLAAQQVGLDEIRANIRDLDDKEARLLSITENADEYQKDVPPGDRAKTIKKLIDDGVDISQIARQMGCSQPTVERWLEPARDYWEDTEFEPDPDQEEEEEEESLLDELSLTSMRLIREATDGSDQAEKIAKKIIKNNVKVELVREAHSVADTPIEFGEEISKIIEKLNSNVQTINEKITFSGDEAEKLDEVMKDRGVHEREAIKMLVRERLKKISSSKDGELIEFHLPKGPSEKAKELTSGSDVSVNVLCRKIVEDRLN
- a CDS encoding tyrosine-type recombinase/integrase codes for the protein MTRQITTERAVERYLNERRADISESTYYNHSSLLSQFIEWCESEGLDTVNELDGFHISDFKLYRRDEDNINSVTLYNQMTVLRVFLRWCESRDLVEGLAENILMPVPEDDSRNTMIDSETAAQILQFLQKYEYGTLKHVVFSLLWDTGFRIGSLRAIDLGDYNPEEQYIEVRHRPESETPLKNKYGAEREINLHEWVCNVLDDYIGMHRHDVTDDHGREPLITTKQGRPVHSNIRGHINSVTRPCVYVDQCPHDRSPDSCEAAQRRDTAQRCPDSVPPHAIRRSAITAWLNDGHTKELLSDRMNVSVKTLEKHYDARTESEKRELRREEFGME
- a CDS encoding DNA-methyltransferase, producing MVEKDELVDFIPDSCSHLLDKNNQELRTEIPELARDWEKMIEIENTIYRLPTNHSFINSDSRELNDIEDGSVDLVVTSPPYFNIKNYNDENGQLGLIDEYETFIDELEDVWEECYDKLIPGGRMCVVVGDVLQSRREAGRHRALPLHSSIQEQCKSVGFDNLAPIIWAKIGNAALEAGGNARFLGKPYEPGAVIKNDIEYILLFRKPGKYRSPSTAERVLSTIQVDDHNQFFRQIWTDIQGEKSGNHPAPYPEELAERLIRMYSFVGDTVMDPFAGIGTTTIAASRNGRDSISLEVDEEYLEMAKDRLEDLKPQQRIS
- a CDS encoding ABC transporter permease — translated: MNHFWRLVWKETRELLRPRYLLPILMIPIIFLALGQGMGGIDDATDGQPTIGIINQDDGEYGELVNNTLTRNASVVYYAESGDPASAVETVSDRGGEALIVIPDGFTERIRDRTAGSVGVHSVVRSLSLSGITSSAQIDSRIQRAGTVLTLNVTGTTPAMLEPIRPEYTTYLEERTVETSPGALSGSFATQFIFIPVVIMFVIIFSGQMVINSMGAEKENKTLETLLTMPVRRSTIVAAKLIGSASIGLLGAALYTVSIYYYQSSFTNGAASAALSLGLVDYAIVGVSLFLSLVGVLALALILGIFASDRQGAQMLLFPISILAVVPMFATMFTDVAQLSLPIRVILLAIPFTHPAIAPKRLLLDDTTMVFGGIVYEAIFAAGMIWLAIRVFNSDRLITGSSGRLGRLLGRLQS
- a CDS encoding ParB/RepB/Spo0J family partition protein produces the protein MEVQQIDPNELEIDPVNERKENIGPDKDDNSLEESIREQGVIQPPVARLEGENYKIVVGQRRTLAAQNVGVESIPVIIMDWDDSDALAASVTENVDAFRKSVSRTDRAAAVQRLMEVNDWNANDVAEELGVNPSTVREWLERTNPEWEDTVVHVNGADEAPDEIRESVDEVDDKQLASIRANTESKEEREEIVKTLSQSDLSQRDVLEATKQARRDEETDLKEVIKEMNSQKSDSEGEIRVRTRVTFTGNQADGLKDAAKDLGTSEEEVVRNAIQEYLKSNGYV
- a CDS encoding IS6 family transposase produces the protein MPENARLSGSIDQIDLEFVEREATPRFLMKLSIQLHLAGLSLSNTVSILEVFGVQRARSTVHNWVHKADLQPETGRSPDHVAVDETVIRLDNERYWLYAAVDPDTNELLHTTLEPTTNSALAHAFFRELREKHDLDDAMFLIDGSHSLKDACNRHGLDFRYERAGNRNSVERVFREVKRRTSSFSNCFSHAAAETADDWLRSFAFAWNQLI
- a CDS encoding ABC transporter ATP-binding protein; translation: MGGPVVQVADLRKGYGDVQALRGVSFTVEPGEIYGLVGPNGAGKTTTLRTLSTLLTVGSGDVSVFGADVESEPNAVRKRIRYLPEDAGAYDNLTGRQYLAFIADFYGDDPDALVERGIEIADLDERIDSKTSEYSKGMTRKLLLASTIMTEPDLAILDEPTSGLDVENARAIREIVKEFPGTDRGVLLSSHNMLEVEYLCDRIGLLNEGEIVAEGAPGELVERYGVENLEEAFLEAVA